One window of the Equus asinus isolate D_3611 breed Donkey chromosome 28, EquAss-T2T_v2, whole genome shotgun sequence genome contains the following:
- the FHOD1 gene encoding FH1/FH2 domain-containing protein 1 isoform X6: MPSWEDKDLVPEFVHSEGLSCLIRVGAAADHNYQSYILRALGQLMLFVDGMLGVVAHSETVQWLYTLCASLSRLVVKTALKLLLVFVEYSENNAPLFICAVNSVASATGALPWANLVSILEEKNGADPELLVYTVTLINKTLAALPDQDSFYDVTDALEQQGMEALVQRLLGTAGTDVDLRAQLVLYESALRLEDGDIEEAAPGGRRERRKPSSEEGKRSRRSLEGGGCPVRAPEPGPSGLASPTGPASSPTSPASPLAPTSSSTGPAPPTGPTSSPVGPASGLRTSVSLFPTISVAPSSDSSCERSIYKARFLENVAAAETEKQAALAQGRAETLAGAMPDEVDRHPDTRKLWDSPEPAPAPRTPQSPTPRVLLRAQQSLEPEPEETLASPSPKVEPIREFPIRIPKLCIGDLDFSDLGEDEDQDMLNTESVEAGKGVLPPPPPVPLLSGGPPPPPPPPPPLIKSPFPPPPPLAAPPPPSVPDGLALPTKRKTVKLFWRELKLAGGHGGSQSHFGPCPTLWASLEPVSVDTARLEHLFESRAKDVLPSKKAGEGRRTMTTVLDPKRSNAINIGLTTLPPVHVIKAALLNFDEFAVSKDGIEKLLTMMPTDEERQKIEEAHLANPDIPLGPAENFLMILASIGALAARLQLWAFKLDYDSMEREIAEPLFDLKVGMEQLVQNATFRCILATLLAVGNFLNGSQSSGFELSYLEKVSEVKDTVRRQSLLHHLCSLVLQTRPDSSDLYSEIPALTRCAKVDFEQLTENLGQLERRSRAAEESLRSLAKHELAPALRARLTHFLAQCARRVAMLRVVHRRVCNRFRAFLLYLGYTAQAAREVRIMQFCHTLREFALEYRTCRERVLQQQQKRATYRERNKTRGRMITETEKFSGVAGEAPSNPSVPVAVGSGPGRGDADSHASMKILLTSKPEDTTHGRRSRGMVQNSSPVVPTAVGPSTVPPEESPGSSLPSDTSDEIMDLLVQSVTKSSPRALAARERKRSRGNRKSLRRTLKSGLGEDLVQALGLSKGSDLEV; encoded by the exons ATGCCATCTTGG GAGGACAAGGACCTGGTGCCTGAATTCGTGCATTCAGAGGGGCTGAGTTGCCTGATCCGTGTGGGTGCTGCTGCCGACCACAACTACCAGAGCTACATCCTCCGAG CACTAGGCCAGCTGATGCTTTTTGTGGATGGGATGCTAGGGGTGGTAGCTCACAGTGAGACCGTGCAGTGGCTGTACACACTGTGTGCCAGCCTG TCCCGCTTGGTAGTGAAGACAGCCCTGAAGCTGCTCCTGGTATTTGTGGAATACTCTGAGAACAACGCACCGCTGTTCATCTGTGCAGTCAACTCTGTGGCCAGCGCTACCG GTGCTCTTCCATGGGCCAATCTTGTGTCTATCCTGGAGGAGAAGAATGGTGCTGACCCCGAGTTGCTGGTGTACACAGTCACACTCATCAACAAG ACACTGGCAGCGCTCCCAGATCAGGACTCCTTCTATGACGTGACGGATGCACTGGAGCAGCAGGGCATGGAGGCACTGGTCCAGCGCCTCTTGGGCACTGCGGGCACTGATGTCGACCTGCGTGCCCAGCTTGTGCTTTACGAG AGCGCCCTGCGGTTGGAGGATGGAGACATCGAGGAAGCCGCCCCAGGTGGGCGGCGGGAGCGCCGAAAGCCGTCTTCAGAGGAGGGCAAGAGGAGCCGCCGATCTCTAGAAGGCGGGGGCTGCCCTGTGCGCGCCCCTGAGCCTGG CCCCTCAGGCCTCGCCTCGCCGACAGGCCCCGCCTCCAGCCCCACAAGCCCCGCCTCGCCGCtagcccccacctcctcctccaccgGCCCTGCTCCACCGacaggccccacctccagcccgGTGGGCCCTGCCTCTGGCCTCCGTACCTCGGTGAGCCTCTTTCCTACCATCTCCGTGGCGCCCTCCTCCGACAGCTCCTGCGAGAGGAGCATCTACAA AGCCCGGTTCCTGGAGAATGTGGCAGCGGCGGAAACAGAGAAGCAGGCTGCGCTGGCCCAGGGCCGGGCAGAGACGCTGGCTGGGGCCATGCCTGATGAGGTGGATAGGCACCCAG ATACCCGGAAACTATGGGACTCCCCAGAACCAGCCCCTGCACCCAGAACACCCCAGAGCCCTACCCCCCGAGTCCTACTCCGGGCCCAGCAGAGTCTTGAGCCAGAGCCCGAGGAGACACTGGCCTCACCAAGCCCCAAGGTTGAGCCCATCCGGGAATTCCCTATCCGTATACCCAAGCTCTGCATTGGGGACCTGGACTTCTCAGATCTGGGGGAGGATGAAGACCAGGACatgctgaacacagagtctgtggaggctgggaaaggggtcctgcccccaccacccccagtgcctctgctctctggaggccccccgcctcctccacccccacctcccccactcaTCAAAAGCCCATTcccaccacctccacccctggctgcccctcctcctccttcagtaCCTGATGGCCTAGCCCTCCCTACAAAGAGGAAGACAGTAAAACTTTTCTGGCGGGAGCTAAAGCTGGCTGGGGGCCATGGAGGCTCTCAGAGCCACTTTGGTCCTTGTCCCACCCTGTGGGCCTCACTGGAgcctgtctcagtggacacagcccGGCTGGAACACCTGTTCGAGTCCCGTGCCAAGGACGTGCTGCCTTCCAAG AAAGCTGGTGAGGGCCGCCGGACAATGACCACAGTGCTGGATCCCAAGCGCAGCAACGCCATCAACATTGGCCTAACCACACTGCCACCTGTGCACGTCATCAAGGCGGCCCTGCTCAATTTTGATGAGTTTGCTGTCAGCAAGGATGGCATTGAG AAGCTACTGACCATGATGCCCACGGATGAGGAGCGGCAGAAGATCGAGGAGGCCCATCTGGCCAATCCTGACATACCCCTGGGCCCAGCCGAGAATTTCCTGATGATTCTTGCCTCCATTGGGGCCCTGGCTGCTCGGCTACAACTCTGGGCCTTCAAGCTGGACTATGACAGCATGGAGCGG GAAATTGCAGAACCACTATTTGATCTGAAAGTGGGTATGGAACAGCTGGTGCAAAATGCCACCTTCCGCTGCATCCTGGCCACCCTGCTGGCTGTGGGCAACTTCCTCAATGGCTCCCAG AGCAGCGGCTTTGAACTGAGCTACCTGGAGAAGGTGTCAGAGGTGAAGGACACAGTGCGCCGGCAGTCACTGCTGCACCATCTCTGCTCCTTGGTGCTCCAGACCCGGCCTGATTCCTCCGACCTCTACTCAGAAATCCCTGCCCTGACCCGTTGTGCCAAG GTTGACTTTGAGCAGCTGACTGAGAACCTGGGGCAGCTAGAGCGCCGGAGCCGGGCAGCTGAGGAGAGTCTGCGGAGCTTGGCCAAGCACGAGCTGGCCCCAGCCCTGCGTGCCCGCCTCACCCACTTCCTGGCCCAGTGTGCCCGCCGTGTTGCCATGCTGCGGGTAGTGCACCGCCGTGTCTGCAACAG GTTCCGTGCCTTCCTGCTGTACCTGGGGTACACTGCACAGGCAGCTCGCGAAGTGCGCATCATGCAGTTCTGCCATACGCTGCGGGAGTTCGCACTGGAGTATCGGACTTGCCGGGAACGggtgctgcagcagcagcagaagcggGCCACATACCGTGAGCGCAACAAGACCCGGGGACGCATGATCACTGAG ACAGAGAAGTTTTCTGGTGTGGCTGGGGAAGCCCCCAGCAACCCATCTGTCCCAGTGGCTGTGGGCAGCGGGCCAGGCCGGGGTGATGCCGACAGTCATGCCAGCATGAAGATTCTGCTCACCAGCAAGCCTGAGGACACCACACATGGTCGCCGCAGCAGAG GCATGGTCCAGAACAGCTCCCCAGTCGTGCCCACAGCAGTGGGGCCCTCCACTGTACCCCCAGAAGAATCCCCAGGCTCCAGTTTACCCAGTGACACTTCAGATGAGATCATGGACCTGCTAGTGCAGTCAGTGACCAAGAGCAGTCCTCGCGCCTTAGCTGCTCGAGAACGCAAGCGTTCCCGTGGCAACCGCAAGTCTT TGAGGCGGACGTTGAAGAGCGGGCTCGGAGAGGACCTGGTGCAGGCACTGGGACTGAGCAAGGGTTCTGACCTGGAGGTGTGA
- the FHOD1 gene encoding FH1/FH2 domain-containing protein 1 isoform X5 has protein sequence MPSWEDKDLVPEFVHSEGLSCLIRVGAAADHNYQSYILRALGQLMLFVDGMLGVVAHSETVQWLYTLCASLSRLVVKTALKLLLVFVEYSENNAPLFICAVNSVASATGALPWANLVSILEEKNGADPELLVYTVTLINKTLAALPDQDSFYDVTDALEQQGMEALVQRLLGTAGTDVDLRAQLVLYESALRLEDGDIEEAAPGGRRERRKPSSEEGKRSRRSLEGGGCPVRAPEPGPSGLASPTGPASSPTSPASPLAPTSSSTGPAPPTGPTSSPVGPASGLRTSVSLFPTISVAPSSDSSCERSIYKLHQTAPVWAPESPPVPQSPTGQARLEARFLENVAAAETEKQAALAQGRAETLAGAMPDEVDRHPDTRKLWDSPEPAPAPRTPQSPTPRVLLRAQQSLEPEPEETLASPSPKVEPIREFPIRIPKLCIGDLDFSDLGEDEDQDMLNTESVEAGKGVLPPPPPVPLLSGGPPPPPPPPPPLIKSPFPPPPPLAAPPPPSVPDGLALPTKRKTVKLFWRELKLAGGHGGSQSHFGPCPTLWASLEPVSVDTARLEHLFESRAKDVLPSKKAGEGRRTMTTVLDPKRSNAINIGLTTLPPVHVIKAALLNFDEFAVSKDGIEKLLTMMPTDEERQKIEEAHLANPDIPLGPAENFLMILASIGALAARLQLWAFKLDYDSMEREIAEPLFDLKVGMEQLVQNATFRCILATLLAVGNFLNGSQSSGFELSYLEKVSEVKDTVRRQSLLHHLCSLVLQTRPDSSDLYSEIPALTRCAKVDFEQLTENLGQLERRSRAAEESLRSLAKHELAPALRARLTHFLAQCARRVAMLRVVHRRVCNRFRAFLLYLGYTAQAAREVRIMQFCHTLREFALEYRTCRERVLQQQQKRATYRERNKTRGRMITETEKFSGVAGEAPSNPSVPVAVGSGPGRGDADSHASMKILLTSKPEDTTHGRRSRGMVQNSSPVVPTAVGPSTVPPEESPGSSLPSDTSDEIMDLLVQSVTKSSPRALAARERKRSRGNRKSLRRTLKSGLGEDLVQALGLSKGSDLEV, from the exons ATGCCATCTTGG GAGGACAAGGACCTGGTGCCTGAATTCGTGCATTCAGAGGGGCTGAGTTGCCTGATCCGTGTGGGTGCTGCTGCCGACCACAACTACCAGAGCTACATCCTCCGAG CACTAGGCCAGCTGATGCTTTTTGTGGATGGGATGCTAGGGGTGGTAGCTCACAGTGAGACCGTGCAGTGGCTGTACACACTGTGTGCCAGCCTG TCCCGCTTGGTAGTGAAGACAGCCCTGAAGCTGCTCCTGGTATTTGTGGAATACTCTGAGAACAACGCACCGCTGTTCATCTGTGCAGTCAACTCTGTGGCCAGCGCTACCG GTGCTCTTCCATGGGCCAATCTTGTGTCTATCCTGGAGGAGAAGAATGGTGCTGACCCCGAGTTGCTGGTGTACACAGTCACACTCATCAACAAG ACACTGGCAGCGCTCCCAGATCAGGACTCCTTCTATGACGTGACGGATGCACTGGAGCAGCAGGGCATGGAGGCACTGGTCCAGCGCCTCTTGGGCACTGCGGGCACTGATGTCGACCTGCGTGCCCAGCTTGTGCTTTACGAG AGCGCCCTGCGGTTGGAGGATGGAGACATCGAGGAAGCCGCCCCAGGTGGGCGGCGGGAGCGCCGAAAGCCGTCTTCAGAGGAGGGCAAGAGGAGCCGCCGATCTCTAGAAGGCGGGGGCTGCCCTGTGCGCGCCCCTGAGCCTGG CCCCTCAGGCCTCGCCTCGCCGACAGGCCCCGCCTCCAGCCCCACAAGCCCCGCCTCGCCGCtagcccccacctcctcctccaccgGCCCTGCTCCACCGacaggccccacctccagcccgGTGGGCCCTGCCTCTGGCCTCCGTACCTCGGTGAGCCTCTTTCCTACCATCTCCGTGGCGCCCTCCTCCGACAGCTCCTGCGAGAGGAGCATCTACAA acTTCACCAAACTGCTCCTGTTTG GGCCCCTGAGAGCCCACCTGTCCCCCAGTCCCCTACTGGGCAGGCCAGGCTGGA AGCCCGGTTCCTGGAGAATGTGGCAGCGGCGGAAACAGAGAAGCAGGCTGCGCTGGCCCAGGGCCGGGCAGAGACGCTGGCTGGGGCCATGCCTGATGAGGTGGATAGGCACCCAG ATACCCGGAAACTATGGGACTCCCCAGAACCAGCCCCTGCACCCAGAACACCCCAGAGCCCTACCCCCCGAGTCCTACTCCGGGCCCAGCAGAGTCTTGAGCCAGAGCCCGAGGAGACACTGGCCTCACCAAGCCCCAAGGTTGAGCCCATCCGGGAATTCCCTATCCGTATACCCAAGCTCTGCATTGGGGACCTGGACTTCTCAGATCTGGGGGAGGATGAAGACCAGGACatgctgaacacagagtctgtggaggctgggaaaggggtcctgcccccaccacccccagtgcctctgctctctggaggccccccgcctcctccacccccacctcccccactcaTCAAAAGCCCATTcccaccacctccacccctggctgcccctcctcctccttcagtaCCTGATGGCCTAGCCCTCCCTACAAAGAGGAAGACAGTAAAACTTTTCTGGCGGGAGCTAAAGCTGGCTGGGGGCCATGGAGGCTCTCAGAGCCACTTTGGTCCTTGTCCCACCCTGTGGGCCTCACTGGAgcctgtctcagtggacacagcccGGCTGGAACACCTGTTCGAGTCCCGTGCCAAGGACGTGCTGCCTTCCAAG AAAGCTGGTGAGGGCCGCCGGACAATGACCACAGTGCTGGATCCCAAGCGCAGCAACGCCATCAACATTGGCCTAACCACACTGCCACCTGTGCACGTCATCAAGGCGGCCCTGCTCAATTTTGATGAGTTTGCTGTCAGCAAGGATGGCATTGAG AAGCTACTGACCATGATGCCCACGGATGAGGAGCGGCAGAAGATCGAGGAGGCCCATCTGGCCAATCCTGACATACCCCTGGGCCCAGCCGAGAATTTCCTGATGATTCTTGCCTCCATTGGGGCCCTGGCTGCTCGGCTACAACTCTGGGCCTTCAAGCTGGACTATGACAGCATGGAGCGG GAAATTGCAGAACCACTATTTGATCTGAAAGTGGGTATGGAACAGCTGGTGCAAAATGCCACCTTCCGCTGCATCCTGGCCACCCTGCTGGCTGTGGGCAACTTCCTCAATGGCTCCCAG AGCAGCGGCTTTGAACTGAGCTACCTGGAGAAGGTGTCAGAGGTGAAGGACACAGTGCGCCGGCAGTCACTGCTGCACCATCTCTGCTCCTTGGTGCTCCAGACCCGGCCTGATTCCTCCGACCTCTACTCAGAAATCCCTGCCCTGACCCGTTGTGCCAAG GTTGACTTTGAGCAGCTGACTGAGAACCTGGGGCAGCTAGAGCGCCGGAGCCGGGCAGCTGAGGAGAGTCTGCGGAGCTTGGCCAAGCACGAGCTGGCCCCAGCCCTGCGTGCCCGCCTCACCCACTTCCTGGCCCAGTGTGCCCGCCGTGTTGCCATGCTGCGGGTAGTGCACCGCCGTGTCTGCAACAG GTTCCGTGCCTTCCTGCTGTACCTGGGGTACACTGCACAGGCAGCTCGCGAAGTGCGCATCATGCAGTTCTGCCATACGCTGCGGGAGTTCGCACTGGAGTATCGGACTTGCCGGGAACGggtgctgcagcagcagcagaagcggGCCACATACCGTGAGCGCAACAAGACCCGGGGACGCATGATCACTGAG ACAGAGAAGTTTTCTGGTGTGGCTGGGGAAGCCCCCAGCAACCCATCTGTCCCAGTGGCTGTGGGCAGCGGGCCAGGCCGGGGTGATGCCGACAGTCATGCCAGCATGAAGATTCTGCTCACCAGCAAGCCTGAGGACACCACACATGGTCGCCGCAGCAGAG GCATGGTCCAGAACAGCTCCCCAGTCGTGCCCACAGCAGTGGGGCCCTCCACTGTACCCCCAGAAGAATCCCCAGGCTCCAGTTTACCCAGTGACACTTCAGATGAGATCATGGACCTGCTAGTGCAGTCAGTGACCAAGAGCAGTCCTCGCGCCTTAGCTGCTCGAGAACGCAAGCGTTCCCGTGGCAACCGCAAGTCTT TGAGGCGGACGTTGAAGAGCGGGCTCGGAGAGGACCTGGTGCAGGCACTGGGACTGAGCAAGGGTTCTGACCTGGAGGTGTGA
- the FHOD1 gene encoding FH1/FH2 domain-containing protein 1 isoform X3: MAGGEDRGDGEPESVVTVRVQYLEDTDPFSCANLPEPRRAPTCCLDAALPLGAQIPTLHRLLGAPLKEDKDLVPEFVHSEGLSCLIRVGAAADHNYQSYILRALGQLMLFVDGMLGVVAHSETVQWLYTLCASLSRLVVKTALKLLLVFVEYSENNAPLFICAVNSVASATGALPWANLVSILEEKNGADPELLVYTVTLINKTLAALPDQDSFYDVTDALEQQGMEALVQRLLGTAGTDVDLRAQLVLYESALRLEDGDIEEAAPGGRRERRKPSSEEGKRSRRSLEGGGCPVRAPEPGPSGLASPTGPASSPTSPASPLAPTSSSTGPAPPTGPTSSPVGPASGLRTSVSLFPTISVAPSSDSSCERSIYKLHQTAPVWAPESPPVPQSPTGQARLEARFLENVAAAETEKQAALAQGRAETLAGAMPDEVDRHPDTRKLWDSPEPAPAPRTPQSPTPRVLLRAQQSLEPEPEETLASPSPKVEPIREFPIRIPKLCIGDLDFSDLGEDEDQDMLNTESVEAGKGVLPPPPPVPLLSGGPPPPPPPPPPLIKSPFPPPPPLAAPPPPSVPDGLALPTKRKTVKLFWRELKLAGGHGGSQSHFGPCPTLWASLEPVSVDTARLEHLFESRAKDVLPSKKAGEGRRTMTTVLDPKRSNAINIGLTTLPPVHVIKAALLNFDEFAVSKDGIEKLLTMMPTDEERQKIEEAHLANPDIPLGPAENFLMILASIGALAARLQLWAFKLDYDSMEREIAEPLFDLKVGMEQLVQNATFRCILATLLAVGNFLNGSQSSGFELSYLEKVSEVKDTVRRQSLLHHLCSLVLQTRPDSSDLYSEIPALTRCAKVDFEQLTENLGQLERRSRAAEESLRSLAKHELAPALRARLTHFLAQCARRVAMLRVVHRRVCNRFRAFLLYLGYTAQAAREVRIMQFCHTLREFALEYRTCRERVLQQQQKRATYRERNKTRGRMITETEKFSGVAGEAPSNPSVPVAVGSGPGRGDADSHASMKILLTSKPEDTTHGRRSRGMVQNSSPVVPTAVGPSTVPPEESPGSSLPSDTSDEIMDLLVQSVTKSSPRALAARERKRSRGNRKSLRRTLKSGLGEDLVQALGLSKGSDLEV, encoded by the exons ATGGCGGGAGGGGAAGACCGGGGGGACGGGGAACCGGAATCTGTGGTGACCGTGCGGGTGCAGTACCTGGAGGACACCGATCCCTTCTCATGTGCCAACTTGCCGGAGCCGCGCCGGGCCCCCACCTGCTGCCTCGACGCGGCGCTGCCCCTGGGTGCGCAGATACCCACGCTGCACCGCCTGCTGGGGGCGCCGCTCAAG GAGGACAAGGACCTGGTGCCTGAATTCGTGCATTCAGAGGGGCTGAGTTGCCTGATCCGTGTGGGTGCTGCTGCCGACCACAACTACCAGAGCTACATCCTCCGAG CACTAGGCCAGCTGATGCTTTTTGTGGATGGGATGCTAGGGGTGGTAGCTCACAGTGAGACCGTGCAGTGGCTGTACACACTGTGTGCCAGCCTG TCCCGCTTGGTAGTGAAGACAGCCCTGAAGCTGCTCCTGGTATTTGTGGAATACTCTGAGAACAACGCACCGCTGTTCATCTGTGCAGTCAACTCTGTGGCCAGCGCTACCG GTGCTCTTCCATGGGCCAATCTTGTGTCTATCCTGGAGGAGAAGAATGGTGCTGACCCCGAGTTGCTGGTGTACACAGTCACACTCATCAACAAG ACACTGGCAGCGCTCCCAGATCAGGACTCCTTCTATGACGTGACGGATGCACTGGAGCAGCAGGGCATGGAGGCACTGGTCCAGCGCCTCTTGGGCACTGCGGGCACTGATGTCGACCTGCGTGCCCAGCTTGTGCTTTACGAG AGCGCCCTGCGGTTGGAGGATGGAGACATCGAGGAAGCCGCCCCAGGTGGGCGGCGGGAGCGCCGAAAGCCGTCTTCAGAGGAGGGCAAGAGGAGCCGCCGATCTCTAGAAGGCGGGGGCTGCCCTGTGCGCGCCCCTGAGCCTGG CCCCTCAGGCCTCGCCTCGCCGACAGGCCCCGCCTCCAGCCCCACAAGCCCCGCCTCGCCGCtagcccccacctcctcctccaccgGCCCTGCTCCACCGacaggccccacctccagcccgGTGGGCCCTGCCTCTGGCCTCCGTACCTCGGTGAGCCTCTTTCCTACCATCTCCGTGGCGCCCTCCTCCGACAGCTCCTGCGAGAGGAGCATCTACAA acTTCACCAAACTGCTCCTGTTTG GGCCCCTGAGAGCCCACCTGTCCCCCAGTCCCCTACTGGGCAGGCCAGGCTGGA AGCCCGGTTCCTGGAGAATGTGGCAGCGGCGGAAACAGAGAAGCAGGCTGCGCTGGCCCAGGGCCGGGCAGAGACGCTGGCTGGGGCCATGCCTGATGAGGTGGATAGGCACCCAG ATACCCGGAAACTATGGGACTCCCCAGAACCAGCCCCTGCACCCAGAACACCCCAGAGCCCTACCCCCCGAGTCCTACTCCGGGCCCAGCAGAGTCTTGAGCCAGAGCCCGAGGAGACACTGGCCTCACCAAGCCCCAAGGTTGAGCCCATCCGGGAATTCCCTATCCGTATACCCAAGCTCTGCATTGGGGACCTGGACTTCTCAGATCTGGGGGAGGATGAAGACCAGGACatgctgaacacagagtctgtggaggctgggaaaggggtcctgcccccaccacccccagtgcctctgctctctggaggccccccgcctcctccacccccacctcccccactcaTCAAAAGCCCATTcccaccacctccacccctggctgcccctcctcctccttcagtaCCTGATGGCCTAGCCCTCCCTACAAAGAGGAAGACAGTAAAACTTTTCTGGCGGGAGCTAAAGCTGGCTGGGGGCCATGGAGGCTCTCAGAGCCACTTTGGTCCTTGTCCCACCCTGTGGGCCTCACTGGAgcctgtctcagtggacacagcccGGCTGGAACACCTGTTCGAGTCCCGTGCCAAGGACGTGCTGCCTTCCAAG AAAGCTGGTGAGGGCCGCCGGACAATGACCACAGTGCTGGATCCCAAGCGCAGCAACGCCATCAACATTGGCCTAACCACACTGCCACCTGTGCACGTCATCAAGGCGGCCCTGCTCAATTTTGATGAGTTTGCTGTCAGCAAGGATGGCATTGAG AAGCTACTGACCATGATGCCCACGGATGAGGAGCGGCAGAAGATCGAGGAGGCCCATCTGGCCAATCCTGACATACCCCTGGGCCCAGCCGAGAATTTCCTGATGATTCTTGCCTCCATTGGGGCCCTGGCTGCTCGGCTACAACTCTGGGCCTTCAAGCTGGACTATGACAGCATGGAGCGG GAAATTGCAGAACCACTATTTGATCTGAAAGTGGGTATGGAACAGCTGGTGCAAAATGCCACCTTCCGCTGCATCCTGGCCACCCTGCTGGCTGTGGGCAACTTCCTCAATGGCTCCCAG AGCAGCGGCTTTGAACTGAGCTACCTGGAGAAGGTGTCAGAGGTGAAGGACACAGTGCGCCGGCAGTCACTGCTGCACCATCTCTGCTCCTTGGTGCTCCAGACCCGGCCTGATTCCTCCGACCTCTACTCAGAAATCCCTGCCCTGACCCGTTGTGCCAAG GTTGACTTTGAGCAGCTGACTGAGAACCTGGGGCAGCTAGAGCGCCGGAGCCGGGCAGCTGAGGAGAGTCTGCGGAGCTTGGCCAAGCACGAGCTGGCCCCAGCCCTGCGTGCCCGCCTCACCCACTTCCTGGCCCAGTGTGCCCGCCGTGTTGCCATGCTGCGGGTAGTGCACCGCCGTGTCTGCAACAG GTTCCGTGCCTTCCTGCTGTACCTGGGGTACACTGCACAGGCAGCTCGCGAAGTGCGCATCATGCAGTTCTGCCATACGCTGCGGGAGTTCGCACTGGAGTATCGGACTTGCCGGGAACGggtgctgcagcagcagcagaagcggGCCACATACCGTGAGCGCAACAAGACCCGGGGACGCATGATCACTGAG ACAGAGAAGTTTTCTGGTGTGGCTGGGGAAGCCCCCAGCAACCCATCTGTCCCAGTGGCTGTGGGCAGCGGGCCAGGCCGGGGTGATGCCGACAGTCATGCCAGCATGAAGATTCTGCTCACCAGCAAGCCTGAGGACACCACACATGGTCGCCGCAGCAGAG GCATGGTCCAGAACAGCTCCCCAGTCGTGCCCACAGCAGTGGGGCCCTCCACTGTACCCCCAGAAGAATCCCCAGGCTCCAGTTTACCCAGTGACACTTCAGATGAGATCATGGACCTGCTAGTGCAGTCAGTGACCAAGAGCAGTCCTCGCGCCTTAGCTGCTCGAGAACGCAAGCGTTCCCGTGGCAACCGCAAGTCTT TGAGGCGGACGTTGAAGAGCGGGCTCGGAGAGGACCTGGTGCAGGCACTGGGACTGAGCAAGGGTTCTGACCTGGAGGTGTGA